The following is a genomic window from Flavobacteriales bacterium.
CAAAGGTTATGTTTGGTTACATCCAATAGGATTACTAACCAAATCGGGTTATTAAGCAAGCTACATCAGTGCTAAGCCCAGATCTGAAATTCGCTCATGTAAATTATTGATGAACCGACATGGTCATGCTACATCATGACGGTAATATGCACTGACCTCAGCAGCGGCTGTCAAAGCCGAAACTGCTACCTTTGGTCAGAGAGTGGGTGTTTGAGATGGTTTGAACATACTATTGCGCTGCTGCCCTTTCTGCTTAAGTTCTTCATACTGAGCACGCTCATAATCTTGAAGATATGTTCGGAAACTCTCCGTTTCCCCAAGTTCTAAGCATACATCCATCAATTGTTGAAAAAGCTCTTGCTCGTATATTTTCAGGTTAATGGAGCGCATGTAGCTTAGAGCTGTTTCGAGTTCAAACTTCGCCTGTTTCGGCTTTCCTGATTGCTTGTTGGCTATTCCTATGTTCAGCATGGCAACTGCAATGCCTCTTTTATGCCTTTCTTCTTGGCGCAATGCCAAACATTTACGCAGAATTTCAATTCCTTCGTTATACTGGCCGCGGTGAACGTAGATCCCAGCCATACCATCGAGCATGTCTGCGATTCCCCGGATGTTTCCTATCTCTAGGAAATAATCATGTGCATGCTGGAAACATTGCATGGCATTTTCAAATTCCGAAAGCTTGAAATACACACCGCCTATGTTACCTGTAATGATTGCTGAAAGCAAGAGGTGTTTACCCAGCTGTGCTGACGAAAGGGCTTGCTCAAAATAGGCAAGTGCCGTATCGTTCTGTTCAAGGATACCGGATATGACACCCATTCCGCTGTAGCATTGGGCCATTCCGCAATGGTCTGATAAAACCAGGTACATATCTAAGGCTGCCTGAAATTGGAGGATGCTTTCTTCATATTCCAACATCTTCCAAAGACTGCTTCCCAAACCTTTTCTAGCGCATGCATTGGATCTGACATCACCTAATTTCTCGGCAAGTTCAATTGCCTGATTGGCGTGTTCGCAGGCCTTTACAAAGTTTTCTTCCTTCAGCAATTCTACAAGCTGTACAAGCACATCAAGTTTTTCGGGATCACTTGCGTTATCCGCATTGTACTTCCGCAACTTGGCTTGTAGCGAATTGATTTCGTTTGTTATCGACTGTTCGATCATATTGAAGTTCAAGAATTGGAATGCGCATTCATTGATTGACTCTGAAATTCAACGGTTTATCTGTAGAATGTAGCGTTCAGTTTCAATGGTTTGGTCGACACCAAACCAGGCTCGATCATAATGGCGAATAACTGCATTACACAGGGTCTGGTTATAACATGACCGAACCATTTTTAATAAGTGATATAACTAATAATGGTAGCGTTGAACAAGGCCATTTTCAAAATATTCGGCTTAGAAGTGCTTTGTGTTTCTGTTCATTCATCCATCATTACAACTGGAATACCTAAGCTGAGCTTTGCTACGGTTCAATCAACAGGCAGGCCATAGACGCTTGACCTAGAGATCGGCAAACTTTATTTCCTAACCTGACCGCGTGTGAATTTCCAATGAATTCCACATGCGAAGGTTATCCAACGGGTTGCAGTGTTGCTCAGCTTTGATGTATGCAAGAGAACATGAA
Proteins encoded in this region:
- a CDS encoding tetratricopeptide repeat protein, which encodes MIEQSITNEINSLQAKLRKYNADNASDPEKLDVLVQLVELLKEENFVKACEHANQAIELAEKLGDVRSNACARKGLGSSLWKMLEYEESILQFQAALDMYLVLSDHCGMAQCYSGMGVISGILEQNDTALAYFEQALSSAQLGKHLLLSAIITGNIGGVYFKLSEFENAMQCFQHAHDYFLEIGNIRGIADMLDGMAGIYVHRGQYNEGIEILRKCLALRQEERHKRGIAVAMLNIGIANKQSGKPKQAKFELETALSYMRSINLKIYEQELFQQLMDVCLELGETESFRTYLQDYERAQYEELKQKGQQRNSMFKPSQTPTL